The following are encoded together in the Triticum dicoccoides isolate Atlit2015 ecotype Zavitan chromosome 6B, WEW_v2.0, whole genome shotgun sequence genome:
- the LOC119325785 gene encoding potassium channel KAT1-like isoform X1, whose translation MTQAHSKSHFHQFWDGLHINGSSDSFAIELLPSLGATINHSNKLKKFIVSPYDPRYRFWELFLIVLVVYSAWVCPFELAFLRNLPSKLVLVENIVNGFFAIDIVMTFFVAYVDSKTHLLVDDRKRIAVRYLSTWFIFDVCSTAPFQPIILLFTHKGNDLSFKVLNLLRLWRLNRVSTLFARLEKDIRFNYFWTRCSKLISVTLFAVHCAGCFNYMLADRYPYPENTWIGAVMPTFRSESLWTRYVTALYWSITTLTTTGYGDLHAENPREMLFDIFYMLFNLGLTAYLIGNMTNLVVHGTSRTQKFRDSIYAASEFAARNQLPVSIKEQMLSHFCLQFKTEGYNQKTMLNGLPKGIRSSIAYSLFFPILRRAYLFHGVSNSFIAELVMEVQPEYFPPKEDIILQNEGAADIYLIVSGAVNMITTINGNEQQVYAKVTNGDMFGEVGALCNIPQPFTFRTAELSQLLRISRIRLREAIQNHREDSDILMNNLFQKLKLPENSPEVNQPDRRFLSKYDLFYISREERMLQWPHQHYTEQKSIDLGSKVPISGDGPDSTKLFRQVPQQEDIHNKSNCRYRLSDGMVDKEEDLNEVRINCETESAEEFCIRIKSEDKTAASSQQTILTKMQPGSPHRTSENISRSIYQDYSGIKASNKRVTIHIYPHNATGSTVQNGKLINLPGSLDELIKIGRHKFPDFHPTKVVSRDYAEIDDIGVIRDGDHIFFLQI comes from the exons ATGACTCAAGCTCATTCAAAATCTCACTTCCACCAATTCTGGGATGGGCTTCACATCAACGGGAGCAGCGACAGCTTTGCCATCGAGCTACTGCCGTCGCTTGGAGCAACCATAAACCACTCCAATAAGCTGAAGAAGTTCATCGTATCGCCCTACGATCCCCGCTACAG ATTCTGGGAGCTGTTCCTCATAGTCCTAGTTGTTTATTCCGCCTGGGTTTGCCCGTTTGAACTGGCATTCTTGAGGAACTTGCCGTCTAAGCTTGTGCTAGTTGAGAACATTGTCaatggcttctttgccattgatattGTTATGACATTCTTTGTAGCTTATGTTGACAGTAAAACACATCTTCTTGTGGACGATCGGAAGAGAATTGCAGTAAG ATATCTATCAACTTGGTTCATATTTGATGTATGCTCAACAGCTCCATTTCAACCCATCATCCTTCTGTTCACACACAAGGGAAATGACCTTTCCTTTAAGGTTCTCAATCTGCTTAGGTTGTGGCGTCTTAACAGAGTCAGCACGCTGTTTGCCAG GCTGGAGAAGGATATCCGATTCAACTATTTCTGGACTAGGTGCTCAAAGCTTATTTCT GTCACCCTCTTTGCGGTGCATTGTGCGGGATGCTTCAACTATATGCTTGCTGACAGATACCCCTACCCAGAGAATACATGGATTGGTGCCGTGATGCCTACATTTAGATCAGAGAGCCTATGGACTAGATATGTTACTGCTCTGTACTGGTCCATTACGACGCTGACAACAACAGGCTATGGCGACTTGCATGCTGAGAACCCAAGGGAGATGCTCTTTGATATTTTCTATATGCTCTTTAATCTGGGTTTAACAGCTTACCTCATCGGCAATATGACCAACCTGGTTGTTCATGGCACCAGCCGCACCCAGAAATTT AGGGACTCCATATATGCAGCTTCAGAGTTCGCAGCACGAAATCAGCTGCCTGTGAGCATAAAGGAGCAAATGCTATCTCACTTCTGCCTACAGTTCAAGACAGAAGGCTATAACCAGAAGACCATGTTAAATGGTCTCCCAAAAGGAATCCGTTCAAGCATAGCATACAGCTTATTCTTCCCAATCTTGCGACGGGCCTATCTCTTCCATGGAGTATCCAACAGTTTCATTGCAGAACTG GTCATGGAAGTGCAGCCTGAGTATTTTCCACCAAAGGAAGATATCATATTGCAGAATGAAGGGGCAGCTGATATTTACCTAATAGTTTCAGGAGCAGTG aatatgatAACAACCATAAATGGGAATGAGCAG CAGGTATATGCGAAAGTTACGAATGGTGATATGTTTGGAGAGGTTGGTGCTCTATGTAACATACCTCAGCCGTTTACTTTCCGCACAGCTGAACTGTCACAACTCCTGAGAATCAGCAGGATAAGACTCAGAGAGGCCATTCAAAATCACAGGGAAGACAGTGACATTCTAATGAATAATCTATTCCAG AAACTGAAGCTACCAGAAAATTCACCTGAAGTGAACCAACCAGACCGAAGATTCTTGAGCAAGTATGACCTATTTTATATATCTCGAGAAGAACGGATGCTACAATGGCCACACCAACATTACACAGAACAGAAAAGTATAGATCTTGGTAGCAAGGTTCCAATATCTGGAGATGGTCCTGATTCAACGAAGTTATTCAGACAAGTGCCACAGCAGGAAGACATCCATAACAAGTCGAACTGCAGGTATAGATTATCAGATGGAATGGTGGACAAAGAAGAGGATCTCAACGAGGTTCGCATAAATTGCGAGACCGAAAGTGCTGAAGAGTTCTGTATTAGAATAAAATCCGAAGACAAGACCGCAGCAAGCAGTCAGCAAACAATACTTACAAAAATGCAGCCGGGTTCTCCACACAGGACATCCGAAAACATATCAAGGAGCATATATCAAGATTATAGTGGCATAAAAGCATCCAATAAAAGAGTTACAATTCATATATATCCTCATAATGCAACAGGTTCTACGGTACAGAATGGGAAGCTTATCAACCTGCCTGGTTCGCTGGACGAACTTATCAAAATTGGCA GACATAAGTTTCCAGATTTCCATCCGACAAAAGTGGTCAGTAGAGATTACGCTGAAATAGATGACATTGGTGTCATCCGAGATGGCGACCACATATTCTTTCTTcagatttaa
- the LOC119325785 gene encoding potassium channel KAT1-like isoform X2, with protein MLTVKHIFLWTIGRELQYLSTWFIFDVCSTAPFQPIILLFTHKGNDLSFKVLNLLRLWRLNRVSTLFARLEKDIRFNYFWTRCSKLISVTLFAVHCAGCFNYMLADRYPYPENTWIGAVMPTFRSESLWTRYVTALYWSITTLTTTGYGDLHAENPREMLFDIFYMLFNLGLTAYLIGNMTNLVVHGTSRTQKFRDSIYAASEFAARNQLPVSIKEQMLSHFCLQFKTEGYNQKTMLNGLPKGIRSSIAYSLFFPILRRAYLFHGVSNSFIAELVMEVQPEYFPPKEDIILQNEGAADIYLIVSGAVNMITTINGNEQQVYAKVTNGDMFGEVGALCNIPQPFTFRTAELSQLLRISRIRLREAIQNHREDSDILMNNLFQKLKLPENSPEVNQPDRRFLSKYDLFYISREERMLQWPHQHYTEQKSIDLGSKVPISGDGPDSTKLFRQVPQQEDIHNKSNCRYRLSDGMVDKEEDLNEVRINCETESAEEFCIRIKSEDKTAASSQQTILTKMQPGSPHRTSENISRSIYQDYSGIKASNKRVTIHIYPHNATGSTVQNGKLINLPGSLDELIKIGRHKFPDFHPTKVVSRDYAEIDDIGVIRDGDHIFFLQI; from the exons ATGTTGACAGTAAAACACATCTTCTTGTGGACGATCGGAAGAGAATTGCA ATATCTATCAACTTGGTTCATATTTGATGTATGCTCAACAGCTCCATTTCAACCCATCATCCTTCTGTTCACACACAAGGGAAATGACCTTTCCTTTAAGGTTCTCAATCTGCTTAGGTTGTGGCGTCTTAACAGAGTCAGCACGCTGTTTGCCAG GCTGGAGAAGGATATCCGATTCAACTATTTCTGGACTAGGTGCTCAAAGCTTATTTCT GTCACCCTCTTTGCGGTGCATTGTGCGGGATGCTTCAACTATATGCTTGCTGACAGATACCCCTACCCAGAGAATACATGGATTGGTGCCGTGATGCCTACATTTAGATCAGAGAGCCTATGGACTAGATATGTTACTGCTCTGTACTGGTCCATTACGACGCTGACAACAACAGGCTATGGCGACTTGCATGCTGAGAACCCAAGGGAGATGCTCTTTGATATTTTCTATATGCTCTTTAATCTGGGTTTAACAGCTTACCTCATCGGCAATATGACCAACCTGGTTGTTCATGGCACCAGCCGCACCCAGAAATTT AGGGACTCCATATATGCAGCTTCAGAGTTCGCAGCACGAAATCAGCTGCCTGTGAGCATAAAGGAGCAAATGCTATCTCACTTCTGCCTACAGTTCAAGACAGAAGGCTATAACCAGAAGACCATGTTAAATGGTCTCCCAAAAGGAATCCGTTCAAGCATAGCATACAGCTTATTCTTCCCAATCTTGCGACGGGCCTATCTCTTCCATGGAGTATCCAACAGTTTCATTGCAGAACTG GTCATGGAAGTGCAGCCTGAGTATTTTCCACCAAAGGAAGATATCATATTGCAGAATGAAGGGGCAGCTGATATTTACCTAATAGTTTCAGGAGCAGTG aatatgatAACAACCATAAATGGGAATGAGCAG CAGGTATATGCGAAAGTTACGAATGGTGATATGTTTGGAGAGGTTGGTGCTCTATGTAACATACCTCAGCCGTTTACTTTCCGCACAGCTGAACTGTCACAACTCCTGAGAATCAGCAGGATAAGACTCAGAGAGGCCATTCAAAATCACAGGGAAGACAGTGACATTCTAATGAATAATCTATTCCAG AAACTGAAGCTACCAGAAAATTCACCTGAAGTGAACCAACCAGACCGAAGATTCTTGAGCAAGTATGACCTATTTTATATATCTCGAGAAGAACGGATGCTACAATGGCCACACCAACATTACACAGAACAGAAAAGTATAGATCTTGGTAGCAAGGTTCCAATATCTGGAGATGGTCCTGATTCAACGAAGTTATTCAGACAAGTGCCACAGCAGGAAGACATCCATAACAAGTCGAACTGCAGGTATAGATTATCAGATGGAATGGTGGACAAAGAAGAGGATCTCAACGAGGTTCGCATAAATTGCGAGACCGAAAGTGCTGAAGAGTTCTGTATTAGAATAAAATCCGAAGACAAGACCGCAGCAAGCAGTCAGCAAACAATACTTACAAAAATGCAGCCGGGTTCTCCACACAGGACATCCGAAAACATATCAAGGAGCATATATCAAGATTATAGTGGCATAAAAGCATCCAATAAAAGAGTTACAATTCATATATATCCTCATAATGCAACAGGTTCTACGGTACAGAATGGGAAGCTTATCAACCTGCCTGGTTCGCTGGACGAACTTATCAAAATTGGCA GACATAAGTTTCCAGATTTCCATCCGACAAAAGTGGTCAGTAGAGATTACGCTGAAATAGATGACATTGGTGTCATCCGAGATGGCGACCACATATTCTTTCTTcagatttaa